A single Terriglobia bacterium DNA region contains:
- a CDS encoding ferrochelatase yields MQYNAILWVSFGGPEKEEDVIPFLENVLRGKNVPRERMLAVAEHYYHFGGRSPINQQNRQLISALEAELAAHGPHLPVYWGNRNWHPLLTDTVAKMKAEGVRRALAFATAAYSSYSSCRQYLENIENARAAAGEGAPVIDKIRPFYNHPDYIAAMAEQVLDALEQVPAGKRSAAHIVYTAHSIPLGMAENCRYEQQLHEASRLVSVALGRSGDPLVYQSRSGPPTQPWLGPDILEYLRAIGDKGQVKDVVIVPVGFVSDHIEVLYDLDTEAGQLCEELGLNMVRAAAVGANSGFARVVRELIVERIEEKSDRPSLGTLGPWPDFCPAGCCLPRPQ; encoded by the coding sequence ATGCAGTACAATGCAATCCTCTGGGTCTCATTTGGCGGGCCTGAAAAGGAAGAGGATGTTATTCCCTTCCTTGAGAACGTGCTGCGCGGCAAAAACGTTCCTCGCGAACGCATGCTGGCCGTCGCAGAGCATTACTACCATTTCGGCGGGCGGAGCCCCATCAACCAGCAGAACCGGCAACTGATCAGTGCGCTTGAAGCCGAACTGGCTGCCCACGGGCCGCATCTTCCCGTCTACTGGGGCAATCGCAACTGGCATCCATTGCTCACAGATACGGTGGCCAAAATGAAGGCCGAGGGAGTGAGGCGTGCGCTCGCCTTTGCCACGGCGGCCTACAGTTCATATTCGAGCTGCCGTCAGTACCTCGAGAATATTGAAAATGCCCGTGCCGCCGCGGGCGAGGGCGCTCCGGTGATTGACAAAATTCGGCCCTTCTACAATCATCCCGACTACATTGCCGCCATGGCGGAGCAGGTGCTGGATGCTCTTGAGCAAGTCCCGGCGGGAAAAAGGAGCGCCGCCCACATCGTTTACACGGCGCACAGCATTCCGCTCGGAATGGCGGAGAATTGCCGGTATGAGCAGCAACTGCATGAAGCCTCGCGACTGGTATCCGTCGCATTGGGCAGATCGGGCGACCCACTGGTTTACCAGAGCCGCAGCGGCCCGCCCACGCAGCCCTGGCTTGGTCCCGACATCCTGGAGTACCTGCGAGCAATCGGGGATAAAGGGCAAGTGAAAGACGTGGTCATCGTCCCCGTCGGTTTTGTCTCAGATCATATTGAAGTGCTTTATGATCTCGATACGGAAGCAGGCCAGCTTTGCGAGGAACTCGGTCTGAATATGGTCCGCGCCGCGGCCGTGGGCGCCAATTCTGGATTTGCGCGAGTGGTGCGTGAACTGATTGTAGAAAGAATCGAAGAAAAGTCAGACCGCCCGAGCCTGGGAACTTTGGGCCCGTGGCCCGACTTCTGCCCCGCCGGCTGCTGCTTGCCTCGACCGCAGTGA